From Synoicihabitans lomoniglobus, the proteins below share one genomic window:
- a CDS encoding PH domain-containing protein, producing MIKRVEQSLLRWLRVPHEPTPPAGAPGSLRVFRAGRNYMRLKFVAWMGAQLAAIWGLLVSLYFIQEVEYQLELDAAREVAGINPEPEKPKLIEVSPGVYETEGKEPEPEFTAGGIAREITGGEKQRRDLFHRLLGHFVPPPVYEIAKRTPPKVFFWIKIGETIGLVIFLFQFFWSLAAIWLDFNQRWYMVTDRSLRLRWGILKIQETTMSFANLQQVSVKQGPLQRLLKLADVEVQSAGGGSSGNNDSSEADSMHRSTFHAVENASEIRDLIVTRLKRFRQSGLGEPDDPHQSDASTSSAPTMIGGGAVDAGSVEAARLMLAEVRALRATLPQE from the coding sequence GTGATTAAGCGCGTCGAGCAGAGTCTGTTGCGTTGGTTGCGGGTGCCGCATGAGCCGACGCCACCGGCGGGGGCGCCCGGTTCGCTGCGCGTGTTCCGGGCGGGTCGCAATTACATGCGGTTGAAGTTTGTCGCGTGGATGGGCGCGCAACTCGCGGCGATCTGGGGCTTGTTGGTGTCGCTGTATTTTATCCAGGAAGTGGAGTATCAGCTGGAGCTCGACGCGGCGCGCGAAGTCGCGGGCATCAATCCGGAGCCCGAAAAACCGAAGCTCATCGAAGTCTCTCCCGGCGTTTACGAAACGGAAGGCAAGGAGCCCGAGCCGGAGTTTACGGCGGGTGGCATCGCGCGGGAAATCACCGGTGGCGAGAAGCAGCGGCGGGACCTGTTTCATCGGTTGTTGGGCCATTTCGTGCCGCCGCCGGTCTATGAGATCGCGAAGCGCACGCCGCCGAAGGTGTTTTTCTGGATCAAGATCGGCGAGACGATCGGTTTGGTCATCTTTTTGTTTCAGTTCTTCTGGTCGCTCGCGGCCATCTGGTTGGATTTCAATCAGCGCTGGTATATGGTCACCGACCGCAGTCTGCGCCTGCGCTGGGGTATTTTGAAAATTCAGGAAACCACGATGAGTTTCGCCAACCTGCAGCAGGTCTCGGTGAAGCAGGGACCGTTGCAGCGGTTGCTCAAACTCGCCGATGTGGAAGTGCAGTCGGCGGGCGGAGGTTCGTCGGGTAATAATGATTCGTCCGAGGCCGATTCGATGCACCGCAGCACGTTTCACGCGGTGGAAAACGCGTCCGAGATTCGCGATCTCATTGTGACCCGGTTGAAGCGTTTCCGGCAGTCGGGTCTGGGCGAGCCGGACGATCCGCACCAGAGTGACGCATCAACGTCCTCCGCGCCGACGATGATCGGTGGCGGAGCGGTGGACGCGGGGTCCGTCGAAGCGGCGCGGCTGATGTTGGCGGAAGTCAGGGCGCTGCGAGCAACATTGCCGCAGGAATAA
- a CDS encoding PH domain-containing protein, translated as MHPAPDDEAILAIERPHRDLLKYYMVSSFVLGPFFPVLMIYGAIRFKTMRYKFTDEGISMSWGILFRREIILQYSRIQDIHLRSNVIERWLGLAKVLVQTASGSSGAEMTLEGLKEFEPVRDYLYSRMRGVKDDVKPPPVPGTGAVVPAGEGTVDAAALTAVLTEVAAELRGLREDLAAREDVRRD; from the coding sequence ATGCATCCAGCCCCTGATGACGAAGCGATCCTGGCCATTGAGCGGCCCCACCGTGATTTGTTGAAATATTACATGGTCTCTTCGTTCGTGTTGGGGCCGTTTTTCCCGGTGCTCATGATTTATGGCGCGATTCGTTTTAAAACGATGCGCTACAAGTTCACCGACGAGGGGATTTCCATGAGCTGGGGCATTCTGTTTCGGCGGGAAATCATCCTCCAGTATTCACGAATTCAAGACATTCATCTGCGGTCCAACGTGATCGAGCGTTGGCTGGGTTTGGCCAAGGTGTTGGTGCAAACGGCGAGCGGGAGTTCGGGGGCCGAGATGACGCTGGAGGGGCTCAAGGAGTTCGAGCCGGTGCGCGATTATCTCTACAGCCGCATGCGGGGGGTGAAAGACGATGTGAAACCGCCGCCCGTGCCGGGAACGGGGGCTGTGGTTCCGGCGGGCGAGGGCACCGTCGATGCCGCGGCGTTGACCGCCGTGTTGACGGAAGTGGCGGCGGAGTTGCGCGGCTTGCGCGAAGATCTCGCCGCCAGGGAGGACGTGCGTCGTGATTAA